A stretch of DNA from Equus asinus isolate D_3611 breed Donkey chromosome 20, EquAss-T2T_v2, whole genome shotgun sequence:
GTCACAGGGAGCTGAAGATGAGACATACTGGGGGAGGGATAGCATAGCTCCTGCAGGGCCCCCtgaggtgaggtggggagggcTGCGAGCAGAGGAATGTGCCCAGTCAGGTGCTCACAGGCGCCCTCTGGAGGCTGTGGGGGGAACAGACTGGTGAGGGTCGGGGCCCGGACTTGGCCGGCACTCAGGAGCTGACCAGTTCTGAGGAAGAAGATAGACTTGCTGGTGGATCGCACCTGGAGGAGAACTGCAGGGGGGCCGGGGACGCCCCTGGGCTCCCGCTCCTCCACGTGCATCCCACAAAGGCAGTGAGCGGCTCCCTGAGTCTCGCCCCGGCTGGCCCTCGGGGTGCAAGGCCCAGAGAGACCCTAGTAGATGAAGCTGAGTGAGGGACTCTGGCCTGAGTCTGTCTAGGAAGGAGCTGAGGCTGGCGCCCCTCCTGGGTGCGGCGCGGCCCCATGGCTCATGCAGGCCCAGCACACATGGGTGTGTGGTGCCAGCGACAGGCACTGAGGCAGCAGACAGAGCACGCAGAGGGCCAGGGCTCACTGGGTGCCTCTCCCCCCACAGGTGCCACACCCTGCCCAGCCAACTTCTCGGTGGTGGCCGCCCGCACCCTCAACCACTTCCAGGAGGGCTTTCTGTGGCCCCTCCTGGTGGCTGAGTTCCTGGTGGCTGTGGCCGGCAACATCCTGGCCCTCTACCGCTTTGGCACCCGGGAGCAGCGCCCGTGGCACCCGGCCGTGGTCTTCTCGGCCCAGCTGGCCGTCAGCGACCTGCTCTACGCGCTGACACTGCCCCCGCTGGCTGCCTACTTCTACCCGCCCAAACACTGGCGCTACGGGGAGGCCGCCTGCCGCCTGGAGCGCTTCTTCTTCATCTGCAACCTGCTGGGGAGCGTCATCTTCGTCACCTGCATCAGCATCAACCGCTACATGGGCATCGTGCACCCCTTCTTCACCCGCAGCCACCTGCGGCCCAAGCACGCGTGGGCCATCAGCGCGGCCGGCTGGGTGCTGGCGGCCCTGCTGGCCGCCCCCACGCTCAGCTTCTCGCACCTCAAGAAGCCACAGCAGGAAGGCAAGTGCACGGTGGAGCAGCCCGGGGCCTGCATCAAGTGCCTGGGGACGGCGGACGACAGCCAGCTTGAGGCCTACAGGATCTACAGCCTGGTGATGGCGGCCCTGGGCGGCGCCCTGCCGCTGCTGCTCACGCTGGGGGCCTACGGAGCCCTCGGGCGCGCCGTGCTGCGCAGCCCGGGCATGACGGTGGCCGAGAAGCTGCGCGTGGCCATGCTGGTGGCCAGCGGTGTGGCGCTCTACGCCAGCTCCTATGTGCCCTACCACGTCACGCGGGTGCTCAACGTGTACGCCCGGCAGCGCTGGGTAGCCAGCTGCCCGGGCTTCACAGACGCGGCCCAGGCTGAGCAGGCGCTGGATCTGGGGGCCTACGTGGGCTACCAGGTCATGCGGGGCCTCATGCCCCTGGCCATCTGCATCCACCCGCTGCTCTACATGGCCGTGGCTCCCAGCTTGGGCTGCCACCACCAAGGCTGCCTCGGCTGCAAGGGTGGCCAGACCCCAGAGGACGCTGAGAGCTCAAGCCAAGGCCTGGCCCTCAAGGAAACAGCCACCCCCAAAACCTCGGGGCCCCAGTCCCCTGAGCCATGACCTGGCCTTTCTTGAGCCTCCGCCTCACCACAAGGCGCGGGGACATGGCACAACAGGGGCTGAGGGGACAGCAGGCCCCTGGCCATCACTTCCTCCCACAAAGAAAGGCCTGCGGTGGGACCAGCAAGTACCCAGGCCGGAGGGGCAGAAGTTTGTGCCCAAGCAGAccaggcgggggagggggagggctggcCCACCCGCCACAGGGCAAGTGACATCCACAAATAAATGGGACAGCATAGGGTGACTGGAGCTTTTATTGCCCTTGGAGCCCCCTGCCCTGGGAAGCCGCCTCTGTCACCGCAGGGTCCTGGCGCCCggggcccagcagcagcagacGTGGCAGCTGGCTCAGTTGGTGGATGGCCTAGAGAGGGACACAGGGTGGGGAGGACGGCAGGTGTGAGGGCTTCGGaccccggagagaatcccaagaCCCCCTCGCCACACGCAGCCGGGGCCTCTGGGGGGGGGGCAGGCAAGCCAGCGTGGTGGCACAGGGCACATGTGGCCAGACTGGCCCAGccgagggggaggggcagaggagggcaggggtCTTACTTGGCCCACTCCACATTGAGGATGAGGTGGTCGTAGCCGAAGCCAGACACCCCGGCGATGGCACGCGCGGCGTCCTCACGGCGGTGGAAGCTGATGAAGGCGaagccctggggagggggtggggtcaGGGGCGCTCAGGGAACAGCCAGGACACAAGCCCCCTCCTCCGCCCCCACGGCTGCCAGCCCACCTTGGACTGGCCAGTGGTCTTGTCCTTCGCCAGGTAGATGCGGGAGATGGAGCCGAAGGGCCGGAAGAGCTCCTGCAGGTCAGTCTCACGAGTGTCCTCTGATAGATTGGTGACGCGGATGGTGGCATTGTCGTCGGCTGGAGGGGCAAAGAGAGGCGGCTGTGAGGGGCAGGCTGTGCCCGGGCCGTGCCCAGGGGATAATGACGGGGTGCCAGAGGCATCCCCGCCACCTCACCTCTGCGGTTGGGCTGCATGGACTCCCCGCGGCGGCTGGCCCCATCCCGCAGGCTCGGTGGCACGTACTTCCCTGTCTTGTTCTGGGTGGCTTGCACCGGCTCCAGCTCTGGGGACCAAAAGCACAGTCAGGCCAGGCACAGACAGCGGGACCCACCTGCCCCCGGATGCGTGggctccagcccccacccagccccagtaGTCTGTCAAGCCACAGGCATCCGGCTGGTCCAAGAGCCGATGGCCACAATGACATAATTGTCACATCCAGGAAGCCAACAGTGAAGGCTGAGTGAGCACCTATGGGGTAGACGCGGTCTGAGGCACCCACAGGGCTGAGAGCTGGAGTAACGCCCAGCCTCACAACACACAGGAACAGATGCGGGGACAGGGATGGTCCCCGGTCCCCCACGCACAAGCCATGGTGGAGAGCTGTCCAGACACAAACTCGCCATCAGCAAATCCCACTAAAGGACACGGACTGCAGTCACACGTGTGAGTCTGCTCAGAGAtgtgcacgcacacgcacacacacagtgcAGCAGCTGCATCCACGGCAGACAGACACAGCACACTCAGGACAGTCAGAGTCAGGAGGAGAGTCCCAGCCCACAAGTCGCACACACACAGGGTGGCCACCCCCAACCATGGGCAGTGTGGTTACACACACGGGCGTGCACACGAGCCAGCGGTTCTCGCAGACCCGAGGAGACAGGCTATGTCACCAGCAGCCACAGCAACCACCCAgcccatctctctctcacacagcaCGACCGTGGCCACAGCCCTGACTCGAGGTGCTGACGCTGCTGCGTGGGAGATGACAGGTGTGATGCTCACCACCCCGTTCACAGACAGCAAGTGACAATGAAGGACTATCCCAAGGGTGCACAGTTCCTGctccgacacacacacacacacacacacacacacacacacacacacacacacagcatgccAACTGCATTCCCGGCCCGGGCACCTCCGGGCAGCTTCTCCTTCTCGCCCGTGGACAGGCCCAGCTGCTCGGCCAGCTCCTTCTGCATGGGCCCCAGCGTGTCCTTGTAGGGGCAGCGGGTGGTCCAGTGGTCGCCCTTGCAGATGCGGCAGGACACAATCTTCTGGCCCTTGAGCTTGTTCATcgggtcctcctcctcctggcagTTCAGGTCCTGGTGGGGCAGGCGGGGGCAGCTCAGGGGGGCTGCCACACCCCTGCTGCCACCCTGGCCGCCAGCCCCGCCTTGTTGCCCCACCTACCTCTTTGCTAGTGATAAATGTCATGGACACATCATCGCTGACTGTGGTGGTGGCCACATTGGGCCCCGGTGGGTCAAACTCTGAGTTCCCGAACTTCTTCCAGTTCTGGGCTCAGGGCGGGATAATGGACAAGTCAGGGCAGGTGGGACCCCCCCCACTGGCAGCCCAGACCTACTATAGCCCCTTTCAGGATGCCTGGGCCTTCAACTGCCTCCTCCACCATCCCCAAATGCCTCACTTAGTGGTGACGACGAGAATTCCTGTTTCCTGAGTGTGTGCGAGGCCCTGGCGGGGCCGTGTGGGGCAGCCCTCAGCCCCAAGTCCCAGATGAGAGGACCGAGGCTCAGGGGAAATGGTTCCACAGACAACAACTCCTGGGGGTGCCGTGCAGGCGGTGGACCAGCTCCCACTAGGGAGCGGTGGACAGGGCTCCCCCACACTTCGAGGGGCCTTGAGCTAAACAACCTGAGCATCAGCTTCCTCCCCGACAAAAAGGGGACAACGCTCCCCGCCTCCCGGGCCTGCTATGAGGACTGAATGAGAACGCAGCAAATCAAAGCATTTGGGTCGGGCACAGAGAAAGTAGGCAAATAACGGGGCCAGAGGTATTTACTGCTGTCGCCTCTGCTGTGACCATCTTAGGGGAGGACTTGGCTCTATTCCTCCTGGCAGATAAGCCAAGAGGACTAAGAATGAACCCTGTCCACTCCTGTACCCCTGGACTGTTCAGGGCCCCCAGAGAGTACAAACACCCCTAGGCCCCAGTTATGCTCCAGCAAGACAGGTACGAACCCCACTTCTAAAAATAAAGGCATGAGCAAAAAGGAGTCCTGAGTCAGTCCTGGGGGAGCCCCAGGACAAGGGGAGCAGGGTCTCACCTTCCTCCTTGCAACAGCCTTCGAGGCCTTCCGGGTCTCAATTCGGAAGGTGCGGACGATctgtggaagggaggggagagggtccgGCTTCAAGGCTCCTGGGGCCAGGGGATCTTCCCCACCAACCCACCCAACACACATCTCCCACTCCTGGCCCGAGTGCCCCAAAGCACAAGGGCACCCGCCTCCTCCCACAGCCTCACCTTGAACTTCTTGCCGTCCTCATCTATCTTGTACTCGGTCACTGTCTTGATGTTCCCGTTGATGACTTCCTTGGGAGGCGGCAGTGGAGCTGGgaggggggaagaggggaggggaactGAGCCTTAGTGATGGGGACCAGGCAGGAATACGGCTGAGGGGAGAAGCAGCCCAGGATGGGGTGGAGGTTGCCCACCGGTCACTCACCTCCTGGCAGGAGCTCAGGTTCCGGGCTGGTGTCCCCAGTAGCTAGAGGGATCCCCTTTAGAAGCTCGCTGGTGACACATTTGTCTGCGagaaggagtgggaggaggaggggtcagCTGGAGGGGCGGAGCTGCCAAGCTGAAATGGGCGGACTCTGGGGAGGATGCTCACACTAGGAGCTGAGGAAGGCTGGAGCAAGGGCAGAGGGCTGGCCGGGAAGTGCCCGGGGACAGCCGGGGGGGAACACGGAGCTGGCTGTAGTAACCTCCAGCAATGGCAAGGATGGGGGGGGTCCCTGGCACGAAGGCAGGCTGTGACAACTGCGTCCCCGGAGCAGGGGAGCAGCTGTGAGGACTCGGGCGGTGgccaggaaggaagagggactGGCCAGGGAGCATCTGGAACGGGCGACAGGCTGGCCCAGAGGAGGACGGCGCGGGGCAAGGGCCGGCCGTGGGGGGACAATGCGGGGTCGGATGGCGGTGCCGGGAGCAGGCGGCAGTGACCGGGCGGGGCGCTGGCTGAGAGGCCCCGGGGCCACCGGCGAACTCAccgtcctctccctcctcctccacctggtCGGCCCAGCTGGGCTTCGAACTGCGGGGACAAGCGCGACGGGGAGGGCGGGGTCAGCGAGGCCCGGCTCCCGCGGCCTCGGGGCGCCCAGGCTCCGCCAGAACCCCCAGAGCCCCCAAACCGACCCCCCAGGCCCCCTCCGCGACCCCCGACTCACTCAAAGTCTCCGGTCGGCATCGCAAACGCTGCTCCACGCAGCCCAAGCCCGGGCCAGAGACCGGAACTGAGGGGAGAACGAGACTTCCGGTGCCGCCGCCTAGAGcagcccggccgcggcgcccgcaGCGCCCCCTGCGGACGGAGGTGGAGGCGCCAGCCGTGCGCGCGGCTGGGCGGTGGTACCCACGTAGGACGCGGAGCAGAGGCGCATCCCAGGGCTTATTCCgta
This window harbors:
- the EIF3G gene encoding eukaryotic translation initiation factor 3 subunit G, with protein sequence MPTGDFDSKPSWADQVEEEGEDDKCVTSELLKGIPLATGDTSPEPELLPGAPLPPPKEVINGNIKTVTEYKIDEDGKKFKIVRTFRIETRKASKAVARRKNWKKFGNSEFDPPGPNVATTTVSDDVSMTFITSKEDLNCQEEEDPMNKLKGQKIVSCRICKGDHWTTRCPYKDTLGPMQKELAEQLGLSTGEKEKLPGELEPVQATQNKTGKYVPPSLRDGASRRGESMQPNRRADDNATIRVTNLSEDTRETDLQELFRPFGSISRIYLAKDKTTGQSKGFAFISFHRREDAARAIAGVSGFGYDHLILNVEWAKPSTN
- the P2RY11 gene encoding P2Y purinoceptor 11 isoform X1, which encodes MAATIPGATPCPANFSVVAARTLNHFQEGFLWPLLVAEFLVAVAGNILALYRFGTREQRPWHPAVVFSAQLAVSDLLYALTLPPLAAYFYPPKHWRYGEAACRLERFFFICNLLGSVIFVTCISINRYMGIVHPFFTRSHLRPKHAWAISAAGWVLAALLAAPTLSFSHLKKPQQEGKCTVEQPGACIKCLGTADDSQLEAYRIYSLVMAALGGALPLLLTLGAYGALGRAVLRSPGMTVAEKLRVAMLVASGVALYASSYVPYHVTRVLNVYARQRWVASCPGFTDAAQAEQALDLGAYVGYQVMRGLMPLAICIHPLLYMAVAPSLGCHHQGCLGCKGGQTPEDAESSSQGLALKETATPKTSGPQSPEP